One window of the Epinephelus moara isolate mb chromosome 24, YSFRI_EMoa_1.0, whole genome shotgun sequence genome contains the following:
- the LOC126386351 gene encoding protein ATP6V1FNB gives MRCLLTTQSQNFYREQIQKEMLTRLAWKSRYAKLYPSSYNPRNNSTEPTQLPQLAADPRAVLPPVTRTTEKQSNLPPSRSHPPPHPPPPPPPVVSSEGEGQLSVAPLMRPVSPETRHTLYQDSSHNGKGRSLYLQRRRHIRPEEKFDFPVLSSWEYGWRLGDYSLNYRTPSCTKSSVVKNTFYARNGVFSSPLAIDTLG, from the exons ATGCGTTGCCTGCTAACAACCCAGAGCCAGAACTTCTACCGAGAGCAGATTCAGAAGGAGATGTTGACCCGTTTAGCCTGGAAGAGCCGCTATGCTAAGCTCTACCCGTCCAGCTACAATCCCCGAAACAACAGCACAGAGCCAACACAGCTGCCACAGCTGGCTGCTGACCCCCG GGCTGTCCTGCCTCCTGTTACCAGGACAACTGAGAAGCAGAGCAACCTTCCTCCTTCTCgttctcatcctcctcctcatcctcctcctcctcctccgcctgtGGTCTCTTCGGAAGGGGAGGGCCAGCTCAGTGTGGCCCCCCTGATGAGGCCAGTCTCTCCTGAGACCAGACACACTCTCTATCAGGACTCCTCACATAAC GGGAAAGGGCGGAGTCTGTATCTGCAGAGGCGCCGCCACATCAGACCTGAGGAGAAGTTTGATTTTCCCGTGCTCTCCTCCTGGGAGTACGGATGGAGGCTGG GTGATTACTCGCTGAATTACAGAACTCCATCCTGCACGAAGTCGTCAGTGGTGAAGAATACGTTCTACGCCAGGAACGGTGTGTTTAGCAGCCCGTTGGCCATCGACACACTGGGCTGA
- the c1qb gene encoding complement C1q subcomponent subunit B → MAAQWLSCSTAVFLLLVHITPVVTQCGGTPGIPGIPGTHGPNGMDGPRGEKGDPGEAGQPVRGQKGFPGMSGPPGRPGLKGDVGLPGPPGHPGRKGEKGRPFNPSNQQRSFFSYKRMLSQMPEMDTPMNFNGEILGDLGEQFQGESLTNGTFTCVTKGIYFFSYHISAKTRVCLKLVKGTESTLALCDSSEGFLVTSGSAVLQLEAGDTVSLQATKYNTIVTSQSSTSHTFTGFLIFPTA, encoded by the exons ATG GCCGCCCAGTGGTTGAGCTGCAGTACTGCAGTGTTCCTGCTCTTGgttcacatcactccagttgtCACACAGTGCGGGGGAACCCCAGGGATCCCTGGAATACCAGGCACCCATGGGCCCAACGGCATGGACGGTCCCAGGGGAGAGAAGGGAGACCCTG GTGAGGCAGGTCAGCCTGTCAGGGGCCAGAAGGGGTTCCCTGGTATGTCTGGTCCCCCAGGACGGCCGGGGCTGAAGGGGGACGTGGGTCTTCCGGGGCCTCCCGGTCATCCAGGCCGGAAAGGGGAGAAGGGGAGACCCTTCAACCCCTCCAACCAGCAGAGATCCTTCTTTTCCTACAAACGGATGTTATCCCAGATGCCAGAGATGGACACCCCCATGAACTTCAACGG AGAGATTTTGGGTGACCTGGGTGAACAGTTTCAAGGAGAATCGCTAACAAACGGGACGTTCACATGTGTCACCAAAGGGATTTATTTCTTCAGTTATCACATTTCAGCAAAGACCAGA GTGTGTCTGAAGCTGGTGAAGGGCACTGAAAGTaccttggcactgtgtgactcATCTGAGGGTTTcctggtcacctctggctcggCGGTCCTGCAGCTGGAGGCCGGAGACACGGTCTCTCTGCAGGCAACCAAGTACAACACCATCGTGACGAGCCAGAGCAGCACCAGCCACACTTTTACTGGCTTCCTGATCTTCCCAACCGCCTAG